From the genome of Desulfobaculum xiamenense:
ACCCCGATGTGGTGACCATCTATTTCGGCTGGAACGATCACTGGGCGAGCTTCGGCATTGAGGACAAGGACGTGGCGTCGGTGCTGTTGCCCTTTGGCCTGAGTCACCTGCGGGTGGTGCAGTTGTTCATCAAGGTCCGCGCCGTGGGGCTGGTGGAGCCGGGCAAGATCACCCTCGCCCGCAACCGCGTGCCGGAGGAGGACTACCGCGCCAATCTGGAGCGCATGGTGACGCTGTGCCGCGAGCATGGCATCCGCCCCGTGCTGCTGACGGCCCCCAGTTCCCACGAGCGCGGGCAGGAGCCGGAATACCTGAAGCGGCGCTGGCTGCACAGCCTCGACGATCTGGTGCCCATGCATCGCCGTTACAACGACATTGTGCGCCAGGTGGCAGCCCAGACAGGAACGCCCCTGTGCGACCTCGAACGCGTGTTCGACGCTTTGCCGCGAGAGGAGGTGCGCACCGCGCACTTCCGCAAGGACGGCATCCACCTCAATCCGTCGGGGGATCGGATCATCGCGCAGGCCCTCTATGAGACCATGCGCGAGAACGGGCTGGTGGAGCATGTGCTTCGCCCCGCGACCACCCGAAACGCCGATGGCGGCGGAGGCGGGGGAGCCTAGGCATGTGCGGCATTCTCGGCATGATCAATCCCGCCGCCCTTGGCGTGGACCGGGCGGGGTTCGAGGCGCATCTCGACCGCATGGCCCATCGCGGGCCGGACCAGTCCGGCGTGTGGGAGGACGGG
Proteins encoded in this window:
- a CDS encoding SGNH/GDSL hydrolase family protein; protein product: MSEGKARKALGAALLVLASVFVAVAGVEVYLRVTGFSCEPYLSQVQFGWPHPKAIREAYVIDDDLFWITKKYRGQFDEARRNPPRIVFVGDSCTQIGSYDRQFAQLVESERPGMAVPFLNAGVAGWSSYQGLRQLERDVLGLDPDVVTIYFGWNDHWASFGIEDKDVASVLLPFGLSHLRVVQLFIKVRAVGLVEPGKITLARNRVPEEDYRANLERMVTLCREHGIRPVLLTAPSSHERGQEPEYLKRRWLHSLDDLVPMHRRYNDIVRQVAAQTGTPLCDLERVFDALPREEVRTAHFRKDGIHLNPSGDRIIAQALYETMRENGLVEHVLRPATTRNADGGGGGGA